Proteins encoded in a region of the Fusarium falciforme chromosome 6, complete sequence genome:
- a CDS encoding Stress-response A/B barrel domain-containing protein, with product MAIYHVVLFKLKPNVPQQSIDEMRAAGKAMLGVVPGLRSFEFGPPLASTAHRAQGFDLGLIAVLDTEADVLAYGPHPAHQVVNKIREAIAAETLAYDLEVPDVA from the exons ATGGCCATTTACCACGTTG TTCTCTTCAAACTCAAGCCCAATGTGCCTCAGCAAAGCATCGACGAGATGCGCGCTGCTGGTAAAGCCATGCTTGGCGTCGTGCCAGGCTTGAGATCCTTCGAGTTCGGTCCTCCGCTCGCGAGCACTGCGCACCGTGCTCAAGGCTTCGATCTCGGCTTGATCGCTGTGTTGGATACCGAAGCGGATGTCCTCGCTTACGGTCCACACCCAGCACATCAGGT GGTCAACAAGATTCGGGAAGCTATCGCTGCAGAGACGTTGGCCTACGACTTGGAGGTGCCTGACGTCGCTTAG
- a CDS encoding N-acetyltransferase domain-containing protein, protein MSEIVLRDARYSELPEIAHVMARAFWEDNLFGELIHPHRNEHPDDVDLYWLRRARVNFWDYRWRWLVAVKKDDSGRDVIAGIAQWARLGDGGRKLECWALDPRNLLKPLSSVAMKLHALIWPNRASDPKEEDIIERAYPYFEDIWSGKRAETWYLEGLAVRPDLQGKKVGQKLVQWGLEQAEAEGICASVVSALGKDEFYTKCGFNEQYGCARQGEGNPLADTEGANMFWKWPKSK, encoded by the exons ATGTCTGAGATTGTTTTACGCGATGCACGTTACTCGGAACTCCCGGAGATTGCCCACGTGATGGCACGGGCATTTTGGGAGGATAACCTGTTTGGCGAGCTTATACACCCTCATCGCAACGAGCATCCTGACGATGTAGACCTATACTGGCTGCGGCGGGCACGCGTCAACTTTTGGGACTACCGATGGAGATGGCTTGTCGCCGTGAAAAAAGATGATAGTGGTCGGGACGTTATTGCTGGGATTGCGCAATGGGCGAGATTGGGAGACGGTGGCCGAAAGCTGGAGTGTTGGGCCCTGGATCCTC GAAACTTGCTCAAGCCTCTGTCTTCTGTTGCCATGAAGCTTCATGCTTTGATCTGGCCTAACCGCGCAAGTGACCCCAAGGAAGAGGACATCATAGAGCGGGCGTACCCTTACTTCGAAGATATATGGAGCGGCAAGCGCGCTGAAACGTGGTACCTCGAAGGATTAGCAGTGCGCCCAGACTTGCAGGGGAAGAAAGTAGGACAGAAGCTTGTGCAGTGGGGACTCGAacaggccgaggccgaggggaTCTGCGCTTCCGTGGTTAGCGCCTTGGGCAAGGACGAATTCTACACCAAATGTGGGTTTAACGAGCAATATGGCTGCGCTAGACAGGGCGAGGGAAATCCTCTAGCAGACACCGAAGGTGCTAATATGTTCTGGAAATGGCCCAAGTCTAAATAG
- a CDS encoding Fungal-trans domain-containing protein, whose protein sequence is MRRLRDDDDDRSEEGFRARKQRKQRPCFSCAGETSFGGVRAGHGRLANLGNLECRRLKMKCDRQGEDHCLSLYRAFCEIIQRLESCYSAYSSQDPAAQSGHQKDSQNDQFQEAQQPEPQGCAGLQDQQQGYQGPLETNTTRHENAQPFDPNLNQHTINRSHHVPSHSNAGDPNQVNPLTLLAHALEPYTAQAPSPHTPASAPSGRLEESAHSINTGTSASSNPARYAVEDDRENGSYGTLMLGKRGRSKYLGPTAGSEWLKESETQDVPDTPCMTRAPSPALPQDLLATQPSVLSIGTTIVGFPFNASPAHISTRELLACLPSRDEAWTLVESYYRYCAWHHNVAPKPSFEKTFDRVFKRAESGSSSPPINAQEIALVFIIMAQGTMFNIEMPNCDSSAEEWLHLSERALVKGEFLSNNTVAGLQTLHLMAHLRLQLDEGRRGDSAWPLWGLVMRLIQAMGMHRDGDRWNLPQDVVEERRKVFWECNSADIFQAHCFSRPYVYNLCISTPQSYSKAKTRYRSAINPEHCDTAFPSEPVRPNGEKSYSILRFELSQISSEILNMAMKVRRPAYSEVTDLDLRLSEFEHNIPYSLRCRAALLATPSRYPQLETAISASPEPSRMSLTISFQQTNLALNVSETIINLHRPYYARVLHDADHGESVYKPSFYIVIERCAIIISIVTDIHTRFPAVTTRQWNFWYHVFGSALCLGTLVLRDPANVMASFALTQIDAAISLFTSLLQHGAHPLRYKRNLQWLLNLRTRALSKISSVSASQRGNSRRDTDAAGQKDGEDGDGDREDDEDVELLGWRTRLIERMGQGHQKTIRTIRLSETPSVSPNMNVTSMSVNNFNPQGQMGLSDMANSNPSLPAVNLDSTNELLHDFWDPLLLQDVFGPSQDHQTSLMNTWWDNMPNPSQSRG, encoded by the exons ATGCGACGCCTccgcgacgacgatgacgatagGTCCGAAGAGGGATTCAGAGCCCGGAAGCAGCGCAAACAGCGCCCGTGTTTCAGTTGCGCAGGTGAGACGAGCTTTGGTGGTGTCCGAGCCGGGCATGGGAGGCTGGCTAATCTGGGGAACCTAGAATGTCGGAGACTCAAGATGAAGTGTGATCGACAAGGTGAGGACCATTGCCTATCACTGTACCGTGCATTTTGTGAGATTATCCAGAGGCTAGAATCGTGCTACAGTGCC TACAGTAGCCAAGATCCTGCTGCACAGTCGGGGCACCAGAAGGATTCTCAGAATGATCAATTCCAGGAGGCCCAACAACCCGAACCTCAAGGTTGCGCTGGTCTCCAGGATCAGCAGCAAGGCTACCAAGGACCTCTCGAGACGAACACAACTCGCCACGAAAATGCTCAGCCGTTTGACCCGAACTTAAATCAACATACCATAAACCGTTCGCATCACGTCCCTTCGCACTCCAACGCCGGCGATCCCAACCAAGTCAACCCTCTTACTCTTCTTGCCCACGCGCTCGAACCATACACTGCTCAGGCTCCCTCTCCTCACACTCCGGCTTCGGCGCCTTCTGGTAGGCTGGAGGAATCTGCACATAGCATCAATACTGGAACCAGTGCTTCCAGCAACCCTGCCCGCTATGCTGTCGAGGATGACCGGGAAAACGGCTCTTACGGCACTTTGATGCTGGGAAAGAGAGGTCGATCAAAGTATCTTGGCCCAACAGCAGGGAGTGAGTGGTTGAAAGAG TCGGAAACACAAGATGTACCAGACACACCTTGTATGACGCGTGCCCCTTCCCCGGCGCTCCCCCAAGACTTGCTTGCCACCCAGCCCAGCGTCTTAAGTATTGGCACTACCATCGTCGGATTTCCCTTCAACGCGTCGCCGGCTCATATCAGTACTCGGGAGCTGTTAGCTTGCCTGCCGTCGAGAGACGAGGCATGGACCCTTGTAGAGTCATACTATCGCTATTGCGCCTGGCA TCACAATGTAGCTCCCAAACCATCGTTCGAGAAGACATTCGATCGAGTCTTTAAGCGTGCAGAAAGCGGTTCCTCTTCTCCACCCATAAATGCCCAGGAGATCGCActtgtcttcatcatcatggcccaAGGAACCATGTTCAACATCGAGATGCCCAATTGTGATTCGTCTGCTGAAGAATGGCTACACCTTTCGGAAAGAGCGTTAGTGAAAGGAGAGTTTCTGTCAAATAATACCGTCGCTGGACTGCAAACTCTG CATCTAATGGCGCACCTACGATT GCAACTTGATGAAGGCCGACGCGGTGATAGTGCTTGGCCGCTATGGGGTTTGGTCATGCGTTTGATCCAAGCG ATGGGTATGCATAGGGACGGTGATCGCTGGAATCTGCCTCAAGACGTTGTCGAGGAAAGACGTAAAGTATTCTGGGAGTGTAATTCTGCCGACATATTTCAGGCGCACTGCTTCTCACGACCGTATGTCTATAATCTCTGTATATCTACACCTCAATCCTATTCCAAGGCTAAGACTAGATACAGATCCGCCATCAATCCCGAGCATTGCGATACAGCTTTCCCATCCGAGCCAGTTAGACCCAACGGAGAAAAGAGCTACTCGATCCTCCGGTTTGAACTGTCTCAAATTTCCTCAGA GATTCTCAATATGGCCATGAAGGTGCGGAGGCCGGCATATTCCGAAGTTACCGATCTAGACCTCAGACT TTCCGAGTTTGAGCACAACATCCCCTATTCTCTCCGCTGTAGAGCAGCACTGTTGGCTACTCCGTCCCGCTACCCTCAACTTGAAACCGCGATCAGTGCCTCTCCAGAACCATCTCGCATGTCGCTTACCATTTCTTTCCAG CAAACAAACCTCGCCTTGAATGTCTccgagaccatcatcaaccttcaCCGACCTTACTATGCGAGAGTACTCCACGACGCCGACCACGGCGAGTCAGTATACAAACCGTCGTTCTACATTGTAATAGAGCGCTGTGCC ATAATTATCAGTATTGTCACCGACATCCACACCCGCTTCCCGGCGGTCACCACTAGGCAGTGGAACTTCTGG TATCATGTCTTTGGTTCAGCCTTATGCCTTGGTACGTTGGTCCTGCGCGACCCGGCCAACGTCATGGCTAGTTTCGCTCTTACGCAAATCGATGCCGCCATTAGCCTATTCACCTCACTCCTCCAGCATGGCGCCCACCCTCTGCGCTACAAGCGTAATTTGCAGTGGCTTTTGAATTTGCGCACTCGTGCTTTATCAAAAATCTCGTCCGTATCCGCTTCGCAGAGGGGCAATTCGCGGCGAGACACCGATGCGGCTGGACAGAAGGATGGTGAGGACGGCGACGGTGATAGagaggacgatgaggatgtcgAGTTGCTCGGTTGGCGTACCAGGCTCATTGAGCGTATGGGTCAAGGACACCAAAAGACGATCAGGACCATTCGCCTTTCTGAGACCCCATCCGTGTCACCAAACATGAACGTCACGAGCATGTCTGTGAATAATTTCAATCCTCAAGGTCAGATGGGACTCTCCGATATGGCCAACTCGAACCCATCTCTGCCTGCGGTGAATCTTGATTCGACAAATGAACTA CTACATGACTTTTGGGATCCCCTGCTTCTGCAAGATGTCTTTGGCCCTTCTCAAGATCACCAAACC TCCTTGATGAATACATGGTGGGACAATATGCCCAATCCATCTCAATCACGGGGATGA